From the Solibacillus sp. FSL R5-0449 genome, one window contains:
- a CDS encoding Veg family protein, which produces MPKTLADIKKSLDSHLGKRLQLKANGGRKKTIECEGVLSDTYHAVFVIELKQEDNACKRVSYSYTDILTEAVEITFLDDAVATIK; this is translated from the coding sequence ATGCCAAAAACGTTAGCAGACATTAAAAAATCATTGGATAGTCATTTGGGTAAACGTTTGCAATTAAAAGCAAATGGTGGTCGCAAGAAAACAATTGAATGCGAAGGCGTCTTAAGTGACACTTACCATGCAGTGTTCGTTATTGAACTAAAGCAGGAAGATAATGCGTGTAAACGCGTATCTTACAGTTACACAGATATACTTACCGAAGCAGTAGAGATTACTTTTTTAGATGATGCTGTAGCTACCATCAAATAG
- a CDS encoding TatD family hydrolase, producing MKTFIDTHVHLNADQYDEDLQEVIDRAIAANVERMVVIGFDKKTIERAMQLIEDYDFIYAVIGWHPVDAVDCTDEFLNWIEQLAQHPKVVGIGETGLDYYWDKSPKDVQQYWFRKQIQLAKKLELPIIIHNRDATGDVVQILKEEDAAAVGGIMHCFGGSVETARECINMNFMISLGGPVTFKNARQPKEVAAEIPLEHLLIETDAPYLAPHPFRGKRNEPAFVTLVAEEIARLKELPVEEVAKKTTENAKRFFKIQ from the coding sequence ATGAAAACATTTATCGATACACATGTCCATTTAAACGCAGATCAGTATGATGAAGATTTACAGGAAGTTATAGACCGTGCTATTGCTGCAAATGTTGAAAGGATGGTTGTAATCGGCTTCGATAAAAAAACGATAGAGCGTGCGATGCAACTAATAGAGGATTATGATTTTATTTACGCAGTAATCGGTTGGCACCCGGTAGATGCAGTTGATTGTACAGATGAGTTTTTAAACTGGATCGAACAGCTTGCGCAGCACCCTAAAGTTGTTGGAATCGGTGAGACTGGTTTGGATTATTACTGGGATAAATCTCCGAAAGATGTTCAGCAGTATTGGTTCCGTAAGCAGATTCAATTAGCAAAAAAGCTCGAATTGCCAATTATTATTCATAATCGTGACGCAACAGGAGATGTTGTGCAGATTTTAAAAGAAGAAGATGCAGCAGCTGTGGGCGGGATTATGCATTGTTTCGGCGGTAGTGTTGAAACAGCTCGCGAATGTATAAACATGAATTTCATGATTAGTCTTGGGGGACCGGTAACATTTAAAAATGCACGTCAGCCAAAAGAAGTCGCGGCAGAAATTCCACTGGAACATTTGCTGATTGAAACAGATGCGCCGTATTTAGCTCCGCATCCATTTCGAGGAAAACGAAATGAACCGGCATTCGTTACATTGGTAGCAGAGGAGATTGCTCGCCTGAAGGAATTGCCTGTGGAAGAAGTTGCTAAAAAAACTACGGAAAATGCCAAGCGCTTCTTTAAAATTCAATGA
- the rsmA gene encoding 16S rRNA (adenine(1518)-N(6)/adenine(1519)-N(6))-dimethyltransferase RsmA, whose translation MHKDIATPVRTKEILEKYGFSFKKSLGQNFLIDPNILRNIVSHANLTENSGAIEVGPGIGALTEHLAREAKKVVSFEIDQRLLPVLEDTLSPYDNVKIVHSDILKADVAQVIAEEMPGIEDIMVVANLPYYVTTPILMKLLNDRLPIRGFVVMMQKEVADRITAKPGTKAYGSLSIAIQYYVTAEIAMVVPKTVFMPQPNVDSAVIRLIKHENPPVKVIDEDFLFEVSRASFAQRRKTILNNLQNGLVNGKQNKELILQALEEAGIEPSRRGETLSIQEFGKLADCLHPHFCVRQ comes from the coding sequence ATGCATAAAGACATTGCTACACCGGTACGTACAAAAGAAATTTTAGAAAAATACGGATTTTCATTTAAAAAGAGCTTAGGACAGAACTTCTTAATCGACCCGAATATTTTACGTAATATTGTCAGTCACGCTAATTTAACGGAAAACAGTGGAGCGATTGAAGTTGGACCTGGTATAGGGGCTTTGACAGAGCATTTGGCACGCGAAGCAAAGAAGGTCGTATCATTTGAAATCGACCAACGCCTTTTACCTGTTCTGGAAGATACATTGAGCCCTTATGACAATGTAAAGATTGTCCATTCAGATATTTTAAAAGCGGATGTTGCACAAGTAATCGCAGAAGAAATGCCAGGTATTGAGGATATTATGGTCGTTGCTAATTTACCTTACTATGTAACAACACCAATTTTAATGAAGTTATTAAATGATCGCTTACCGATTCGCGGCTTTGTCGTGATGATGCAGAAAGAAGTGGCGGATCGTATTACCGCAAAACCTGGTACGAAGGCATATGGCTCTTTATCGATTGCCATTCAGTATTACGTAACAGCGGAAATTGCGATGGTTGTGCCGAAAACGGTATTTATGCCACAGCCAAATGTGGACTCGGCGGTAATCCGCTTAATCAAACATGAAAACCCTCCAGTAAAAGTAATTGATGAGGACTTCTTATTTGAAGTGTCCCGAGCGTCATTTGCACAACGTCGTAAAACAATTTTAAATAATTTACAAAATGGACTTGTTAATGGTAAGCAAAATAAAGAGCTTATCCTTCAAGCATTGGAAGAAGCCGGAATTGAACCATCACGTCGTGGTGAAACATTGTCAATTCAAGAATTTGGCAAATTAGCGGACTGCTTACATCCTCATTTTTGTGTACGACAATAA
- a CDS encoding small, acid-soluble spore protein, alpha/beta type codes for MARQKIMSSRLKEEIAKELGFYDVVQREGWGGIRARDAGNMVKRAVEMAQEGLAKQSQNNQK; via the coding sequence ATGGCAAGACAAAAAATTATGTCCAGTCGTCTAAAGGAAGAGATTGCAAAAGAACTTGGATTTTATGACGTAGTTCAACGTGAAGGTTGGGGCGGAATTAGAGCTCGTGATGCAGGAAACATGGTAAAGCGTGCGGTTGAAATGGCTCAGGAAGGCTTGGCTAAACAATCGCAAAACAACCAAAAATAA
- the ispE gene encoding 4-(cytidine 5'-diphospho)-2-C-methyl-D-erythritol kinase — MLYVKAPAKINLTLDVLYKRPDNYHEVEMIMTTVDLADRIGLESRADGQIKIVSTDNFVPDDQRNFAYQAAELLKNTYGIKDGVTISIEKQIPIAAGLAGGSSDAAATLRGLNELWELNLTLDELAEHGAKIGSDVSFCVYGGTALATGRGEKIKELSAPPTCWVVLAKPKIGVSTADVYGGLNIEGLQHPNTKEMIKAIETEDYELMCNSLGNVLETVTFKLHPEVITIKEQMQRFGADAVLMSGSGPTVFGLVENEARVSRIYNGLRGFCEEVYVVRMLGERNPLA; from the coding sequence ATGTTATACGTAAAAGCACCCGCAAAAATCAACTTAACACTCGATGTGCTTTATAAACGTCCGGATAATTATCATGAAGTGGAAATGATTATGACAACGGTCGATTTGGCGGATCGAATTGGACTGGAATCACGAGCAGACGGTCAAATTAAAATCGTTTCAACCGATAATTTTGTTCCGGATGATCAGCGGAATTTTGCATACCAGGCAGCAGAGCTTTTAAAAAATACATACGGTATTAAAGATGGCGTAACGATTTCAATCGAGAAGCAAATTCCTATAGCTGCGGGTCTAGCGGGTGGAAGCAGCGATGCAGCGGCTACATTGCGCGGGTTAAATGAGTTGTGGGAACTAAATTTAACGTTGGACGAGCTTGCAGAACATGGAGCGAAAATCGGTTCTGACGTATCGTTCTGCGTCTATGGCGGTACAGCTTTAGCGACAGGACGCGGGGAAAAGATTAAAGAACTATCTGCACCTCCAACTTGCTGGGTCGTTTTGGCCAAGCCGAAAATTGGCGTATCGACAGCGGATGTATATGGTGGATTGAATATTGAAGGTCTACAGCACCCAAACACGAAAGAAATGATTAAAGCAATAGAAACCGAAGATTATGAACTAATGTGCAATTCACTTGGAAATGTTTTGGAAACTGTAACATTTAAGCTTCATCCGGAAGTTATAACAATTAAAGAGCAAATGCAGCGCTTTGGTGCCGACGCGGTACTAATGAGCGGCAGTGGTCCGACAGTATTTGGGCTGGTGGAAAATGAAGCACGTGTTAGCCGAATTTATAATGGATTACGTGGTTTTTGTGAGGAAGTTTATGTAGTACGTATGTTAGGGGAACGAAATCCACTTGCATAA
- a CDS encoding ribose-phosphate diphosphokinase, with protein MPYQYADSKLKIFSLNSNNPLAKEIADEMGLELGKSSVKHFSDGEVQISIEESIRGMDVFIVQSTSAPVNEHLMELLIMIDAVKRASARTVNVVMPYYGYARQDRKAKAREPITAKLVANLLETAGATRVIVLDLHAPQIQGFFDILIDHLVAVPLLAEHFGTKGFNEEELVIVSPDHGGVTRARKLAERLKAPIAIIDKRRPKPNVAEVMNIVGNVEGKVCILIDDIIDTAGTITIGAEALIKSGAKEVYACCSHPVLSGPAIERIENSPIKELVVTNTIQLSEEKLSPKIQQLSVAKLMADAISRIYENKSVSTLFD; from the coding sequence ATGCCGTATCAATACGCTGACTCAAAATTAAAAATCTTCTCATTAAATTCTAACAATCCACTTGCCAAAGAGATTGCTGATGAAATGGGTCTAGAACTAGGGAAATCATCCGTTAAACACTTCAGTGATGGAGAAGTCCAAATTAGCATTGAAGAAAGTATTCGAGGAATGGATGTATTTATCGTTCAATCTACTTCTGCACCTGTAAATGAGCATTTAATGGAACTTTTAATTATGATTGATGCTGTTAAACGTGCGTCTGCTCGTACAGTAAACGTTGTTATGCCTTACTATGGCTATGCACGTCAAGACCGTAAAGCAAAAGCGCGTGAACCAATCACTGCTAAATTAGTAGCAAACTTACTTGAAACTGCCGGTGCAACTCGTGTAATCGTATTGGATTTACATGCACCTCAAATTCAAGGTTTCTTTGATATTTTAATCGACCATTTAGTGGCTGTACCACTACTTGCTGAACATTTCGGAACAAAAGGTTTCAATGAAGAGGAATTGGTTATTGTTTCTCCAGACCACGGTGGTGTAACTCGTGCGCGTAAATTAGCAGAGCGCTTAAAAGCTCCGATCGCTATTATCGATAAGCGTCGTCCAAAACCGAACGTGGCAGAAGTAATGAACATTGTTGGTAATGTAGAAGGTAAAGTATGTATTTTAATCGATGATATTATCGATACGGCAGGTACGATTACGATTGGTGCAGAGGCATTAATTAAGAGCGGTGCTAAAGAAGTTTACGCATGTTGTTCACACCCTGTATTATCAGGTCCGGCAATTGAGCGTATTGAAAATTCTCCGATTAAGGAATTAGTTGTAACAAACACAATTCAATTATCTGAAGAAAAATTATCTCCAAAAATTCAACAACTATCAGTTGCGAAATTAATGGCAGATGCAATCTCACGTATTTACGAAAACAAATCTGTTAGTACATTATTTGACTAA
- a CDS encoding 50S ribosomal protein L25/general stress protein Ctc — protein MTTVLQATKRETGKRSILTQLRNEGQLAGVLYGYETETTPISLDYRDTAKAVQTYGSTSVFKIEVGGKRVNAVLTDIQRDALKGHVKHVDFLAINMKEELEVDVPIALIGTSVGVKEGGVITQPNHTLKIKVNPSEIPDTIEIDVSELAVGESLSVGNVRDQFTAFTIVDNDDFTLATVTPPAAPVEDVDADAENVTADDLDATGEKLSPEKPGRED, from the coding sequence ATGACTACAGTATTACAAGCAACTAAGCGAGAAACTGGGAAACGTTCGATATTAACCCAACTTAGAAATGAAGGCCAATTGGCAGGTGTGCTGTATGGCTATGAAACAGAAACAACACCAATTTCGTTGGATTATAGAGATACTGCTAAAGCAGTTCAAACATATGGTTCAACAAGCGTGTTTAAAATTGAAGTAGGCGGGAAAAGAGTAAATGCAGTACTTACTGATATCCAACGTGATGCACTAAAAGGACATGTGAAGCATGTTGACTTCCTTGCTATCAATATGAAAGAAGAACTTGAGGTGGATGTTCCAATCGCATTAATCGGAACTTCAGTTGGTGTTAAAGAAGGTGGAGTCATTACTCAACCTAACCATACATTGAAAATTAAAGTGAATCCAAGTGAAATTCCAGACACAATTGAAATCGATGTATCCGAATTAGCAGTTGGTGAATCGTTATCTGTGGGTAATGTGCGTGATCAATTTACAGCGTTTACGATTGTAGATAATGATGACTTTACATTAGCAACGGTAACACCGCCAGCAGCACCAGTTGAAGATGTTGATGCAGATGCAGAGAATGTAACAGCCGATGATCTTGATGCAACGGGAGAAAAATTATCGCCTGAAAAACCAGGTAGAGAAGATTAA
- the spoVG gene encoding septation regulator SpoVG, whose product MEVTDVRLRRVQTEGRMRAIASITLDDEFVIHDIRVIDGNTGLFVAMPSKRTPDGEFRDIAHPINSNTRNKIQEIVLEAFHASAEENTEGTLELEEVNV is encoded by the coding sequence ATGGAAGTAACTGACGTAAGATTACGACGTGTTCAAACAGAAGGACGTATGCGTGCAATTGCTTCAATTACGCTAGATGATGAATTTGTTATTCATGACATTCGTGTAATTGACGGGAATACTGGTTTATTTGTAGCGATGCCTAGCAAAAGAACACCAGATGGCGAATTCCGTGATATTGCACATCCGATTAATTCGAATACGCGCAATAAAATTCAAGAAATCGTTTTGGAAGCTTTCCATGCATCTGCTGAAGAAAACACAGAGGGAACTTTGGAGCTTGAAGAAGTGAATGTTTAA
- the purR gene encoding pur operon repressor, with protein MKWKRSERLVDMTYYLLEHPHQLIPLTYFSELYSSAKSSISEDLTIVKETFEEKGIGLLITVPGAAGGVKYIPKMAEQEVRDIIGEFMGELSQSDRLLPGGYLFMTDLLGNPELMNRVGKVFASVFADRQIDVIMTVATKGISIAHAIARHLNVPVVVVRRDSKVTEGSTVSINYVSGSSRRIQTMVLSKRSMKSGQRVLITDDFMKVGGTMNGMKNLLEEFECELAGIAVLVEAQHADVTLVDDYYSLVKLKEVNEKDRTIALSEGNFFQKERN; from the coding sequence ATGAAATGGAAGCGCAGTGAACGCCTTGTAGATATGACTTATTATCTGCTTGAGCATCCGCATCAGTTGATCCCGCTAACTTATTTTTCTGAGCTTTACAGTTCTGCAAAGTCTTCAATCAGTGAAGATTTAACAATTGTAAAGGAAACATTCGAAGAAAAAGGAATTGGGCTTTTAATTACCGTACCTGGTGCAGCAGGCGGTGTTAAATATATCCCTAAAATGGCGGAACAAGAAGTTCGTGATATAATTGGGGAATTTATGGGAGAACTTAGTCAATCCGATCGACTATTACCTGGCGGCTATTTATTTATGACGGATCTTTTAGGGAATCCGGAATTGATGAATCGTGTAGGTAAAGTATTTGCGAGCGTGTTTGCAGATCGTCAAATTGATGTCATTATGACAGTAGCGACAAAGGGAATTTCAATTGCACATGCGATTGCAAGACATTTGAATGTGCCGGTTGTTGTTGTACGTCGTGACAGCAAGGTGACGGAAGGTTCAACAGTGAGTATTAATTATGTATCAGGATCTTCTCGTCGTATTCAAACGATGGTTTTATCAAAACGCAGTATGAAAAGTGGCCAGCGTGTTTTAATTACCGATGATTTTATGAAAGTCGGCGGCACGATGAATGGTATGAAGAACCTACTGGAAGAATTCGAATGTGAGTTGGCAGGTATCGCGGTATTAGTAGAAGCACAGCATGCTGATGTTACATTAGTGGATGATTACTATTCTTTAGTAAAACTGAAGGAAGTAAATGAGAAAGATCGCACAATTGCATTAAGTGAAGGTAATTTTTTTCAAAAGGAGAGAAATTAA
- the rnmV gene encoding ribonuclease M5 produces the protein MDIQEIIVVEGKDDTTAIKRATGADTIETNGSAISDEVLRRIAHAQKKRGVIVFTDPDYPGRRIRAIIEERIPGVKHAFLAKAKTIAKNGKGLGIEHANDEDIREALSNVYTLADSQIEEKITLEDLMTAKLIGHPQSKKRRDQLGEILNIGMTNGKQLHKRLMMFQITIEQFAEAISQLDQEDTHA, from the coding sequence TTGGATATACAAGAGATTATTGTTGTTGAAGGAAAAGACGATACAACAGCGATTAAGCGTGCGACAGGAGCAGATACTATAGAAACAAACGGTTCTGCAATCTCTGATGAAGTACTGCGCCGTATTGCCCATGCCCAGAAAAAGAGAGGCGTCATTGTATTTACGGACCCTGATTACCCGGGCCGCCGTATTCGCGCGATTATAGAAGAGCGGATACCAGGTGTGAAGCATGCGTTTTTAGCAAAGGCGAAAACAATCGCCAAAAACGGCAAAGGTTTAGGGATTGAACACGCAAATGATGAAGACATCCGTGAAGCATTAAGCAATGTCTATACATTGGCGGATTCACAAATTGAAGAGAAAATTACACTGGAAGATTTAATGACAGCCAAACTGATAGGCCACCCGCAATCCAAAAAACGCCGGGACCAGTTAGGTGAAATTTTAAATATAGGCATGACAAACGGTAAACAGCTTCATAAAAGACTGATGATGTTTCAAATAACAATCGAGCAGTTTGCAGAGGCCATTTCGCAATTAGATCAGGAGGATACGCATGCATAA
- a CDS encoding ubiquitin-like domain-containing protein, which yields MSNQSMKSQFLGSLRSKQTGVRILSVVLFVSVIAFVLYHGTKTPVTLTVDGETTKIYTHATTVDELLTAQNIDYTKYDKVSPSLSTSIDSGMSIEWEQAKEVVISVDGNQSKVWTTENVVKNVLEEANIEVTEHDLVSQSLDTEVGADNKIDIQKAFQLTLVDGKKERQVWSTSTTVANFLKQQEVQLGESDRVDKGLEEVITPNDKIAVVRVEKVTDVVEESVDFAIEKKNDSSLLKGKEKVVSEGKKGKVERTYSIVKENGKVVSKKLASEKVVEKPKTKVVSVGTKVVTANVSRSSEPSSGKEFYVTATAYTPNCAGCSGISAAGLNLRANPDMKVIAVDPKVIPLGTKVWVEGYGNAVAADTGGAIKGKKIDVLVPTTSKAKSWGRKKVRIKVLN from the coding sequence ATGTCAAATCAATCCATGAAAAGCCAGTTCTTAGGATCATTGAGGAGTAAGCAAACAGGGGTCCGAATTCTTTCTGTAGTCCTGTTTGTATCTGTAATTGCATTTGTTCTATACCATGGAACTAAAACTCCTGTCACGTTAACAGTTGACGGAGAAACCACAAAAATTTATACACACGCAACTACGGTTGATGAGCTACTGACAGCTCAAAATATAGATTATACAAAATACGATAAAGTATCACCCTCACTGAGTACCAGTATTGATAGTGGAATGTCAATAGAATGGGAACAGGCAAAAGAAGTAGTAATTTCAGTTGATGGAAATCAGTCTAAAGTTTGGACAACTGAAAATGTAGTGAAGAACGTTTTGGAAGAAGCAAATATTGAAGTAACAGAGCATGATCTTGTATCACAAAGCTTAGATACAGAAGTAGGAGCCGATAACAAAATCGATATTCAAAAAGCGTTTCAGTTAACGCTTGTCGATGGCAAAAAAGAGAGACAAGTATGGTCCACTTCGACTACGGTCGCTAACTTTTTAAAACAACAAGAGGTTCAATTAGGAGAATCGGATCGGGTCGACAAAGGTTTGGAGGAAGTTATCACTCCAAACGATAAAATCGCAGTTGTTCGCGTAGAAAAGGTTACCGATGTAGTGGAAGAATCAGTAGATTTCGCAATTGAAAAGAAAAATGATTCTTCTTTATTAAAGGGCAAAGAAAAGGTTGTTTCAGAAGGTAAAAAAGGTAAAGTAGAACGCACATATTCTATCGTTAAAGAGAATGGTAAAGTCGTATCGAAAAAGCTTGCTTCTGAAAAAGTAGTTGAAAAACCAAAAACAAAAGTTGTATCTGTAGGGACAAAAGTTGTCACTGCAAATGTTTCCCGATCAAGTGAACCAAGCTCAGGGAAAGAGTTTTATGTAACTGCAACAGCATATACACCAAATTGTGCAGGCTGCTCAGGTATTTCGGCAGCAGGTCTTAACCTGCGCGCAAATCCGGATATGAAAGTTATTGCAGTAGACCCTAAAGTTATTCCATTAGGAACAAAAGTATGGGTTGAAGGCTACGGGAATGCTGTAGCTGCTGATACAGGCGGAGCTATAAAAGGTAAAAAAATTGATGTTTTAGTACCGACAACGTCCAAAGCAAAAAGCTGGGGACGTAAAAAAGTTCGTATTAAAGTATTGAACTAA
- the glmU gene encoding bifunctional UDP-N-acetylglucosamine diphosphorylase/glucosamine-1-phosphate N-acetyltransferase GlmU: protein MTNIFAVVLAAGQGTRMKSKLYKVLHPVCGKPMVEHVIDHISSLNVERVVTVVGHGAELVKETLGNKSEYVLQEEQLGTAHAVQQAEPILSGLSGTTLVVCGDTPLIRPETMQALLDEHASQNAKATILTAVTDDPTGYGRILRNEHGQVSQIVEQKDATSEQQLVKEINTGTYCFDNEALFEALKLVKNENAQGEFYLPDVIEILQKQGETVAAYVTENFDETLGVNDRFALSQAEELMRARINERHMRNGVTIINPISTHISADAVIGSDTVLLPGVIIEGKTVIGEDCKIGPNSHIVDSQIGNATTIHSSVVLNSQVGSETAVGPFAHLRPESSLGNHVKIGNFVEVKKSTLGDDTKVSHLSYIGDAEVGSNVNIGCGSITVNYDGKNKYKTIIEDDVFIGCNSNLVAPVTLKKGSFIAAGSTITKEVPEDALAIARARQENKLGYVSKLNSK, encoded by the coding sequence ATGACGAATATTTTTGCGGTCGTGCTAGCGGCTGGTCAAGGTACACGAATGAAGTCCAAATTATATAAAGTGCTTCACCCAGTATGCGGAAAGCCTATGGTGGAACATGTAATCGATCATATCAGCTCATTAAATGTTGAGCGTGTCGTAACTGTTGTAGGACATGGTGCAGAGCTGGTAAAAGAAACACTAGGAAATAAGAGTGAGTATGTTTTACAAGAAGAACAACTAGGTACAGCGCATGCAGTTCAGCAAGCTGAGCCGATTTTAAGCGGACTTAGCGGAACTACACTTGTAGTATGTGGTGATACTCCGTTAATTCGCCCTGAAACAATGCAGGCACTGCTTGATGAACATGCATCACAAAATGCAAAAGCAACTATTTTGACAGCGGTTACAGATGACCCGACTGGCTATGGCCGTATTTTACGTAACGAACATGGGCAAGTGTCGCAAATTGTTGAACAAAAAGATGCTACTTCTGAACAGCAGCTTGTGAAAGAAATTAATACAGGCACATACTGCTTTGATAATGAAGCACTGTTTGAAGCACTTAAGCTCGTTAAAAATGAAAATGCACAAGGTGAATTCTATTTACCGGATGTTATTGAAATTTTACAAAAGCAAGGTGAAACAGTTGCCGCTTATGTAACAGAAAACTTTGATGAAACACTTGGCGTAAATGACCGTTTTGCTCTGTCTCAGGCAGAGGAGCTTATGCGTGCACGTATTAATGAACGTCATATGCGCAATGGTGTAACGATTATAAATCCGATTTCTACACATATTAGTGCAGACGCGGTAATCGGAAGTGATACGGTTCTTCTACCTGGAGTGATTATTGAAGGAAAAACGGTTATTGGCGAAGATTGTAAAATTGGTCCAAATAGTCATATTGTTGACAGTCAAATTGGCAATGCGACAACGATTCATAGTTCAGTTGTGCTAAACAGCCAAGTTGGCAGTGAAACAGCAGTAGGTCCGTTTGCACATTTACGTCCGGAATCTTCATTAGGAAACCATGTAAAAATTGGTAATTTCGTTGAAGTGAAGAAGAGTACGCTAGGTGATGATACGAAAGTGTCTCATTTAAGCTATATTGGCGATGCAGAAGTCGGCAGTAACGTAAATATTGGCTGCGGTTCAATCACTGTTAACTATGACGGTAAGAACAAATATAAAACAATTATTGAAGACGATGTATTCATTGGATGTAATTCGAACTTAGTTGCTCCGGTAACATTGAAAAAAGGTTCTTTCATTGCAGCAGGATCGACAATTACTAAAGAAGTTCCGGAAGATGCATTGGCAATTGCACGTGCTCGTCAGGAAAATAAATTAGGCTATGTGAGTAAATTAAATTCAAAATAA
- a CDS encoding RidA family protein has product MKTVSTTNAPAAIGPYAQGIVVNNMFYSSGQIPLTASGELVDGDIEVQTNQVFENLKAVLAAAGSSLNQVVKTTVFMKDMNDFAIMNEVYASHFGEHKPARSAVEVARLPKDVKVEIEVIALVK; this is encoded by the coding sequence ATGAAAACTGTTTCAACAACAAATGCACCAGCAGCAATCGGTCCATATGCACAAGGTATTGTAGTAAATAACATGTTTTATTCTTCAGGCCAAATTCCACTGACAGCTTCAGGGGAACTTGTAGATGGCGATATCGAAGTACAGACAAATCAAGTATTCGAAAACTTAAAAGCTGTTTTAGCAGCAGCCGGCTCTTCTTTAAACCAAGTTGTAAAAACAACAGTGTTTATGAAAGACATGAATGATTTCGCTATAATGAATGAAGTGTATGCAAGTCATTTTGGTGAGCACAAGCCAGCTCGTTCGGCAGTAGAAGTTGCCCGTTTACCAAAAGATGTAAAAGTTGAAATTGAAGTTATTGCATTAGTAAAATAA